In Actinoplanes sp. NBC_00393, a single genomic region encodes these proteins:
- a CDS encoding thiolase family protein: MAFVLSGVRTPIGRYGGALAHVRPDDLAALVVGEAVARAGIDPGVVDEVILGAANQAGEDNRNVARMAALLAGLPDTVPGFTVNRLCASGLTAVATARALIAAGDADVIVAGGVESMTRAPWVTEKPAKAFAKPGASFDTSIGWRFTNPRFDAATTASMPQTAETVAARWQLTREELDAFALRSHERAVAAIKDGRFADEIVAVPVRDGSVTTDEGPRADTSLERLARLRPIHGDGGVITAGNSSSLNDGAAAVVVVSERFVQRKGLQPRARLVAAANAGVPPEIMGIGPVPATRKVLERTGWSVDDLDAVELNEAFASQSLACIRDLGLDADRVNADGGAIALGHPLGASGTRILVTLLGRLERGGGRRGLATMCVGVGQGSALLVERP, translated from the coding sequence ATGGCTTTCGTCCTGTCCGGGGTCCGCACACCGATCGGCCGCTACGGCGGCGCGCTGGCCCACGTGCGGCCGGACGACCTGGCCGCGCTCGTCGTCGGTGAGGCCGTGGCCCGCGCCGGCATCGACCCGGGCGTCGTCGACGAGGTGATCCTCGGCGCCGCCAACCAGGCCGGCGAGGACAACCGCAACGTCGCCCGGATGGCCGCCCTGCTGGCCGGGCTGCCCGACACAGTGCCCGGCTTCACCGTCAACCGGTTGTGTGCCTCCGGGCTCACCGCGGTCGCGACCGCACGGGCGCTGATCGCCGCCGGCGACGCCGACGTGATCGTTGCCGGCGGCGTGGAGTCGATGACCCGTGCCCCGTGGGTGACAGAGAAACCGGCCAAGGCGTTCGCCAAACCGGGCGCGAGCTTCGACACCTCGATCGGCTGGCGGTTCACCAATCCCCGGTTCGACGCCGCGACCACCGCCTCGATGCCGCAGACCGCCGAAACCGTCGCCGCCCGCTGGCAACTCACCCGCGAGGAGCTCGACGCGTTCGCGCTGCGCTCGCACGAACGCGCCGTCGCCGCCATCAAGGACGGCCGGTTCGCCGACGAGATCGTCGCCGTCCCGGTCCGCGACGGCTCGGTGACCACCGACGAGGGCCCACGGGCGGACACCAGCCTGGAACGGCTCGCCCGGCTGCGCCCGATCCACGGCGACGGCGGCGTGATCACGGCGGGGAACTCGTCGTCGCTCAACGACGGCGCCGCCGCGGTCGTCGTGGTCAGCGAACGGTTCGTGCAGCGGAAGGGCCTGCAACCACGGGCCCGGCTGGTCGCCGCCGCCAACGCCGGGGTGCCACCGGAAATCATGGGCATCGGCCCGGTCCCGGCGACCCGCAAGGTCCTCGAGCGGACCGGCTGGAGCGTCGACGACCTGGACGCCGTCGAGCTCAACGAGGCGTTCGCGTCGCAGTCGCTGGCCTGCATCCGCGACCTCGGCCTGGACGCGGACCGGGTGAACGCTGACGGCGGCGCCATCGCGCTGGGCCACCCACTCGGCGCCTCCGGTACCCGCATCCTGGTTACCCTGCTCGGCCGGCTCGAACGCGGTGGCGGCCGCCGTGGGCTCGCGACGATGTGCGTGGGCGTCGGGCAGGGCAGCGCGCTGCTGGTGGAACGGCCGTGA
- the paaA gene encoding 1,2-phenylacetyl-CoA epoxidase subunit PaaA — translation MTDAQLQAAFDATIAHHDRIEPRDWMPEGYRKTLIRQIAQHAHSEIIGMQPEGNWISRAPSLRRKAILLAKVQDEAGHGLYLYSACETLGISRAELVEMLLSGRQKYSSIFNYPTLSYADVGTIGWLVDGAAICNQVPLCRTSYGPYGRAMIRICKEESFHQRQGYELLMTMMRGTDEQRAMVQESVDRFWWPSLMMFGPPDDKSPNSEQSMAWGIKRNSNDELRQKFVDMTVPQAEALGVTLPDPQLRWNAERGHHDFGEPDWAELTAVIKGNGPCNAQRMAHRRAAHEDGAWVREAATAFAEKAAR, via the coding sequence ATGACGGACGCACAGCTACAAGCAGCGTTCGACGCCACGATCGCGCACCACGACCGGATCGAGCCACGCGACTGGATGCCCGAGGGCTATCGCAAGACGCTCATCCGGCAGATCGCGCAGCACGCCCACTCGGAGATCATCGGCATGCAGCCGGAGGGCAACTGGATCAGCCGGGCGCCGTCGCTGCGCCGCAAGGCGATCCTGCTGGCCAAGGTGCAGGACGAGGCCGGCCACGGGCTCTATCTCTACTCGGCCTGCGAGACCCTCGGCATCTCCCGCGCCGAGCTCGTCGAGATGCTGCTGTCCGGCCGGCAGAAATACTCCTCGATCTTCAACTACCCGACGCTGTCGTATGCCGACGTCGGCACCATCGGCTGGCTCGTCGACGGCGCCGCCATCTGCAACCAGGTGCCGCTGTGCCGCACCTCCTACGGGCCGTACGGGCGGGCCATGATCCGCATCTGCAAGGAGGAGTCCTTCCATCAGCGGCAGGGCTACGAGCTGCTGATGACGATGATGCGCGGCACCGATGAGCAGCGCGCCATGGTGCAGGAGTCGGTGGACCGGTTCTGGTGGCCGTCGCTGATGATGTTCGGCCCACCCGACGACAAGTCGCCCAACAGCGAGCAGTCGATGGCCTGGGGCATCAAGCGCAACTCCAACGACGAGCTGCGCCAGAAGTTCGTCGACATGACTGTGCCGCAGGCCGAGGCGCTCGGCGTCACCCTGCCCGACCCACAGTTGCGGTGGAACGCCGAGCGTGGCCACCACGACTTCGGCGAGCCCGACTGGGCCGAGCTGACCGCGGTGATCAAGGGCAACGGGCCGTGCAACGCCCAGCGCATGGCACACCGCCGCGCCGCCCACGAGGACGGCGCCTGGGTCCGCGAGGCCGCGACCGCGTTCGCCGAGAAGGCCGCCCGATGA
- the paaI gene encoding hydroxyphenylacetyl-CoA thioesterase PaaI has protein sequence MLAGDAASRSLGITLEHVGPGTAEVAMTVRADMTNGWDLCQGGLIAALADAAFAVACNTYGEVTVAAGFDITFLESARAGDQLRARAVERARRGRSGIYDVTVLRADTVIAEFRGRSRSLGRPI, from the coding sequence ATGCTGGCCGGCGATGCCGCCAGCCGCTCGCTGGGCATCACCCTGGAGCACGTCGGTCCGGGCACCGCCGAGGTCGCGATGACGGTACGGGCGGACATGACCAACGGCTGGGACCTGTGCCAGGGCGGGCTGATCGCGGCGCTGGCCGACGCGGCGTTCGCGGTTGCCTGCAACACCTACGGCGAGGTGACGGTCGCTGCCGGGTTCGACATCACGTTCCTGGAGTCCGCGCGCGCCGGCGACCAGCTGCGGGCGCGAGCCGTCGAGCGGGCCCGACGCGGCCGGTCCGGCATCTACGACGTCACGGTGCTGCGGGCCGACACGGTCATCGCGGAGTTCCGGGGAAGGAGCCGCTCACTGGGCCGGCCGATCTAA
- a CDS encoding DoxX family protein: MASPRFAEPVWSLFRIVVGLLFLCHGLATVFGVLGGSRGSGQAIEPGTWPNWYAGVIQLICGALVLAGLATRPAAVLASGSMAYAYFVVHQPQALLPIENGGVTPALYAWAFLAIAVIGAGPWSADALIARRRSAPLAPNSRSAAVRS; encoded by the coding sequence ATGGCATCCCCGCGTTTCGCCGAGCCGGTCTGGTCGCTGTTCCGGATCGTGGTCGGCCTGCTCTTTTTGTGCCACGGGCTCGCCACGGTGTTCGGTGTGCTCGGCGGCAGCCGCGGTTCCGGCCAGGCGATCGAGCCCGGCACCTGGCCGAACTGGTACGCCGGCGTGATCCAGCTGATCTGCGGCGCCCTGGTCCTGGCAGGTCTGGCCACCCGGCCGGCCGCCGTCCTGGCCTCCGGATCGATGGCCTACGCCTACTTCGTGGTCCACCAGCCGCAGGCGCTGCTGCCGATCGAGAACGGCGGCGTCACCCCGGCGCTCTACGCCTGGGCGTTCCTGGCCATCGCGGTGATCGGCGCGGGTCCGTGGTCGGCCGACGCACTCATCGCCCGGCGGCGCAGCGCACCGCTGGCTCCAAATAGCCGCAGCGCAGCGGTGCGCTCCTAA
- a CDS encoding 3-hydroxyacyl-CoA dehydrogenase family protein, translating into MTLPATVGVVGGGRMGAGIAYAFLAAGSEVIVVESSAQTVEAARERVQRSLNRGAVPSTAAQRLRVMTEPSALGGCDLVVEAVPEDPALKAEVLAGVEKHAPGAVLATNTSSLSIDALAAGLDAPERFLGLHFFNPVPVSDLVEIVVGARTAPDLVDRARGWVEALGKSPIVVHDTPGFASSRLGVHLALEAMRMLEEGVASAADIDTAMTLGYRHPTGPLRTTDLVGLDVRLAIAEHLARELGPRFEPPAILRDLVAAGHLGRKSGQGFFTW; encoded by the coding sequence GTGACGCTTCCCGCGACGGTCGGCGTCGTCGGTGGCGGACGGATGGGCGCCGGGATCGCGTATGCGTTCCTCGCCGCGGGCAGCGAGGTGATCGTCGTCGAGAGCAGCGCGCAGACCGTCGAGGCGGCACGCGAGCGGGTGCAGCGGTCCCTAAACCGGGGTGCGGTGCCGTCAACCGCGGCGCAGCGGCTGCGGGTGATGACGGAGCCGTCCGCGCTGGGCGGTTGCGACCTGGTCGTGGAGGCCGTTCCGGAGGACCCGGCTCTCAAGGCCGAGGTGCTGGCCGGCGTCGAGAAACACGCGCCGGGCGCCGTGCTGGCCACCAACACCAGCAGCCTGTCCATCGACGCCCTGGCCGCCGGGCTGGACGCCCCGGAGCGTTTCCTCGGGCTGCATTTCTTCAACCCGGTTCCGGTCAGCGACCTGGTGGAGATCGTGGTCGGCGCCCGCACCGCGCCTGATCTGGTCGATCGGGCCCGCGGCTGGGTCGAGGCGCTCGGCAAGAGCCCGATCGTCGTGCATGACACCCCGGGGTTCGCCAGCAGCCGGCTCGGCGTGCACCTCGCGCTGGAGGCGATGCGCATGCTCGAGGAGGGCGTGGCGTCCGCCGCCGACATCGACACCGCGATGACGCTGGGCTACCGGCATCCGACCGGGCCGCTGCGCACCACCGACCTGGTCGGCCTGGACGTGCGGCTGGCCATCGCCGAGCATCTGGCCCGCGAGCTCGGGCCCCGCTTCGAGCCACCGGCCATCCTGCGTGACCTGGTCGCCGCCGGGCACCTCGGCCGCAAGAGCGGGCAGGGGTTCTTCACGTGGTGA
- the paaE gene encoding 1,2-phenylacetyl-CoA epoxidase subunit PaaE, translating to MSAFNSLRVAGVERLCDDAVAVTFAVPDELREAYAFRAGQSLTLRRMIDGREERRSYSICAPVGAAPRIGVREIPDGLFSSWLVHDVTPGTTIEVQTPTGAWDADPAGGERHLLIAAGSGITPLLSIAATVLAHPDAQVSLLYGNRSSNTVMFAEEIGDLKNRYGPRLQVAHVLSREPRDVELFSGRLDRDRLRRLLTDVIPAETFDHVWLCGPLPMIEDARTVLTDLGVPAGRVHVELFYVDEPPPQPRRAVAEIAGATTALTTVLDGRKATATVPQDLTILDGAQVSRADLPFACKGGVCGTCRALVRDGEVDMRRNYALEPGEIEAGFVLTCQSFPVSDTVTVDYDA from the coding sequence GTGTCCGCCTTCAACTCGCTGCGGGTCGCCGGCGTCGAGCGCCTGTGCGACGACGCGGTCGCGGTGACCTTCGCGGTGCCCGATGAGCTGCGGGAGGCGTATGCGTTCCGGGCCGGCCAGTCGCTCACCCTGCGCCGCATGATCGACGGCCGCGAGGAGCGCCGCTCCTACTCGATCTGCGCCCCGGTCGGTGCCGCGCCACGCATTGGCGTCCGCGAGATTCCGGACGGCCTGTTCTCGTCCTGGCTGGTCCACGACGTGACGCCCGGCACGACCATCGAGGTGCAGACGCCCACCGGCGCCTGGGACGCCGACCCCGCCGGTGGCGAGCGGCATCTGCTCATCGCCGCCGGCTCCGGGATCACCCCGCTGCTGTCCATCGCGGCCACCGTCCTGGCCCACCCGGACGCGCAGGTCTCGCTGCTCTACGGCAACCGCAGCAGCAACACGGTGATGTTCGCCGAGGAGATCGGCGACCTGAAGAACCGGTACGGTCCACGCCTGCAGGTCGCCCACGTGCTGTCCCGTGAGCCCCGCGACGTCGAGCTGTTCTCCGGCCGCCTCGACCGTGACCGGCTGCGCCGCCTGCTGACCGACGTGATCCCGGCCGAAACCTTCGACCACGTCTGGCTCTGCGGGCCGCTGCCGATGATCGAGGACGCGCGGACCGTGCTCACCGACCTCGGCGTGCCGGCCGGCCGGGTCCACGTGGAGTTGTTCTACGTCGACGAGCCACCACCGCAGCCACGCCGCGCCGTCGCCGAGATCGCCGGCGCCACCACCGCGCTGACCACCGTGCTCGACGGGCGCAAGGCCACCGCGACGGTGCCGCAGGACCTGACGATCCTCGACGGCGCCCAGGTGAGCCGTGCCGACCTGCCGTTCGCCTGCAAGGGCGGGGTCTGCGGCACCTGCCGGGCGCTGGTTCGCGACGGCGAGGTGGACATGCGCCGCAACTACGCTCTGGAGCCGGGCGAGATCGAGGCCGGTTTCGTGCTCACCTGCCAGAGTTTCCCGGTCAGCGACACCGTCACCGTCGACTACGACGCTTAG
- the paaC gene encoding 1,2-phenylacetyl-CoA epoxidase subunit PaaC, with amino-acid sequence MNDESVYDGLLGGDSSQWAFGTDFEDPLAGVDTTVPAGVDGAELATYCLMLGDDTLVLSQRLAEWCSRAPELEEDIALANFALDLLGQARLLLARAAAADPACVPPLPEGSPVPAEDALAFFRDAGQFRNVRLAEVPNGDFAHVVVRLLLFSIARLAILQPLRGSGDAVLAAVAGKGVKELTYHRDWAGRWFVTLAQGTEESRRRLLAALEELWPLHAELLVAHPIERSPAVAVDPSTVRGEFDAVLDQVLAVAEVDRPQRAPLAGVGGRTGRDGLHTEHLSRMLAEMQVVARAHPMGLW; translated from the coding sequence ATGAATGACGAAAGCGTCTACGACGGCCTGCTCGGCGGCGACTCGTCGCAGTGGGCGTTCGGCACCGACTTCGAGGACCCGCTGGCCGGTGTCGACACCACCGTGCCGGCCGGCGTCGACGGCGCCGAGCTGGCCACCTACTGCCTGATGCTGGGCGACGACACCCTGGTGCTGTCCCAGCGCCTCGCCGAGTGGTGCAGCCGCGCTCCCGAGCTCGAGGAGGACATCGCCCTGGCGAACTTCGCGCTCGACCTGCTCGGGCAGGCCCGGCTGCTGCTCGCCCGGGCCGCGGCCGCCGACCCGGCGTGCGTGCCACCGCTGCCGGAGGGATCACCGGTGCCCGCCGAGGACGCCCTGGCGTTCTTCCGCGACGCCGGGCAGTTCCGCAACGTCCGGCTTGCCGAGGTGCCCAACGGCGATTTCGCGCACGTGGTCGTACGCCTGCTGTTGTTCTCGATCGCCCGGCTGGCGATCCTGCAGCCGCTGCGCGGCAGCGGCGACGCGGTGCTCGCCGCGGTCGCCGGCAAAGGCGTCAAGGAGCTCACGTATCACCGTGATTGGGCCGGGCGCTGGTTCGTCACGCTCGCTCAGGGCACCGAGGAGTCCCGGCGCCGGCTGCTGGCCGCCCTGGAGGAGCTCTGGCCATTGCACGCCGAGCTGCTGGTGGCGCACCCCATCGAACGCTCGCCGGCCGTCGCCGTGGATCCCAGCACGGTTCGCGGCGAGTTCGACGCCGTGCTCGACCAGGTCCTCGCCGTCGCCGAGGTGGACCGACCGCAGCGCGCCCCGCTGGCCGGCGTCGGCGGCCGCACCGGCCGCGACGGGCTGCACACCGAGCACCTGAGCCGGATGCTCGCCGAGATGCAGGTCGTCGCCCGAGCGCACCCGATGGGCCTGTGGTGA
- the paaK gene encoding phenylacetate--CoA ligase PaaK yields the protein MLDLAPRPGDLEPIETASVDELRSLQLQRLQWTLRHAYENVPFYRRTFDAAGVHPGDCRSLEDLARFPYTTKQDLRDNYPFGMFAVPRQRIARIHASSGTTGQPTVVGYTQQDLDMWAGVMARSMRAAGARPGDRVHVAYGYGLFTGGLGAHYGAERLGCAVIPVSGGMTERQVRLLVDFAPDVIMVTPSYMLTILDELDRQGVDPRQLSLKVGIFGAEPWTESMRTEVEHRLDMHAVDVYGLSEVIGPGVSQECVETKDGLHVWEDHFYPEVIDPTFENVLPDGESGELVFTSLTKQAMPIIRYRTRDLTRLLPGTARTMRRMEKVTGRSDDMMIVRGVNVFPTQIEELILRVPGLAPHYQCVLERPGRLDELTVRVEARSPEIPDRAAGELAELIKHNIGVSVRVDVVPPAALERSIGKARRIVDRRAASPPAGAT from the coding sequence ATGCTGGACCTCGCCCCGCGTCCCGGCGACCTCGAACCCATCGAGACGGCTTCGGTCGACGAGCTGCGGTCACTGCAGTTGCAGCGGCTGCAGTGGACGCTGCGTCACGCGTACGAGAATGTGCCCTTCTATCGGCGCACCTTCGACGCCGCCGGCGTCCATCCGGGTGACTGCCGCAGCCTCGAGGACCTGGCCCGGTTCCCCTACACGACCAAGCAGGACCTGCGCGACAACTATCCGTTCGGCATGTTCGCCGTGCCGCGGCAGCGGATCGCCCGGATCCACGCCTCCAGCGGCACCACCGGGCAGCCCACCGTCGTCGGTTACACCCAGCAGGACCTGGACATGTGGGCCGGCGTGATGGCCCGCTCGATGCGCGCCGCCGGCGCCCGGCCCGGTGACCGCGTGCACGTCGCCTACGGCTACGGGCTGTTCACCGGCGGGCTCGGCGCGCACTACGGCGCCGAACGGCTGGGCTGCGCCGTCATCCCGGTCTCCGGCGGTATGACCGAACGGCAGGTCCGGCTGCTGGTCGACTTCGCGCCGGACGTCATCATGGTCACCCCGTCCTACATGCTCACCATCCTCGACGAACTCGACCGCCAGGGCGTCGACCCGCGGCAGCTCAGCCTCAAGGTCGGCATCTTCGGGGCCGAACCATGGACCGAGAGCATGCGTACGGAAGTCGAGCACCGCCTCGACATGCACGCCGTGGACGTCTACGGCCTGTCCGAGGTGATCGGCCCGGGCGTCAGCCAGGAGTGCGTCGAGACCAAGGACGGCCTGCACGTCTGGGAGGACCACTTCTACCCCGAGGTCATCGACCCGACGTTCGAGAACGTGCTGCCCGACGGCGAGTCGGGGGAACTGGTGTTCACCTCGCTCACCAAGCAGGCCATGCCGATCATCCGCTACCGCACCCGCGACCTGACGCGGCTGCTGCCCGGCACCGCCCGCACCATGCGGCGGATGGAGAAGGTCACCGGCCGCAGCGACGACATGATGATCGTCCGCGGGGTGAACGTGTTCCCCACCCAGATCGAAGAACTCATCCTGCGCGTTCCCGGGCTCGCCCCGCACTACCAGTGCGTGCTGGAACGCCCCGGACGCCTCGACGAGCTGACCGTCCGGGTCGAAGCCCGCTCCCCCGAGATCCCCGATCGGGCAGCCGGCGAACTCGCCGAGCTGATCAAACACAACATCGGAGTTTCGGTACGCGTGGACGTCGTACCGCCTGCTGCCCTGGAACGGTCGATCGGCAAGGCCCGGCGCATCGTCGACCGCCGTGCCGCGTCGCCGCCGGCCGGCGCAACGTGA
- the paaB gene encoding 1,2-phenylacetyl-CoA epoxidase subunit PaaB, protein MSAGRRDWPLYEVFVRGKRGLNHVHVGSLHAPDDAFALAHARDVYTRRNEGVSIWVVRADAITASSPDEKDPLFAPSGDKVYRHPTFYEIPADVPHM, encoded by the coding sequence ATGAGCGCCGGCCGGCGGGACTGGCCGCTGTACGAGGTGTTCGTCCGCGGCAAGCGGGGCCTCAACCACGTGCACGTCGGCTCACTGCACGCCCCCGACGACGCCTTCGCGCTCGCTCATGCCCGCGACGTCTACACCCGCCGCAACGAGGGCGTCAGCATCTGGGTGGTGCGCGCCGACGCGATCACCGCGTCCAGCCCCGACGAGAAGGACCCGCTGTTCGCCCCGAGCGGCGACAAGGTCTACCGGCACCCCACGTTCTACGAGATCCCCGCCGACGTTCCGCACATGTGA
- a CDS encoding SEC-C domain-containing protein, whose protein sequence is MALKADLTSADLNDIRQSALGAADPLGVAADLAAAAEAGRLADPQDAGLALTLAAEIAESRTKLDAALRYVDRALEAYGKREESQVAAARALRARILFRLGREDEAVAEVEPLRPLLTQYPDAAAYLTTALAVGGRGREAEQWLSEAIQQSLAERGGPEPASADDAGLLFFLLQQRHRLRHALGMPHDTHDNLAERLETKLANASAQTAAPAGDLLFWPQAEFGKLVSKWPALTEAYGATWDEHRARLERELVRLAGAGRTELVVFPATVGGLSAQAGIDADPAAVETRAGYAAKLATGTARISWPPERNGACWCGSGLKYKKCCLPRSRG, encoded by the coding sequence GTGGCCCTTAAAGCTGACCTGACCAGCGCAGACCTCAACGACATCCGGCAGTCCGCTCTGGGCGCCGCCGATCCGCTCGGAGTCGCCGCCGACCTGGCGGCCGCCGCGGAGGCCGGGCGCCTCGCCGACCCGCAGGACGCCGGTCTCGCGCTCACTCTCGCCGCCGAGATCGCCGAGAGCCGCACGAAGCTCGACGCCGCCCTGCGTTATGTGGACCGGGCGCTGGAGGCGTACGGGAAACGGGAGGAGAGTCAGGTCGCGGCAGCCCGCGCGCTGCGGGCCCGGATCCTGTTCCGTCTCGGCCGCGAGGATGAGGCCGTCGCCGAGGTGGAGCCGCTGCGCCCGCTGCTGACCCAGTACCCGGATGCTGCCGCCTATCTGACCACCGCGCTGGCCGTCGGCGGGCGTGGCCGCGAGGCCGAGCAGTGGCTGAGCGAGGCGATCCAGCAGAGCCTGGCCGAGCGGGGCGGCCCCGAGCCGGCCAGCGCGGATGACGCCGGCCTGCTGTTCTTCCTCCTGCAGCAGCGCCACCGGCTGCGTCACGCGCTGGGCATGCCGCACGACACGCACGACAACCTCGCTGAGCGGCTGGAGACCAAGCTCGCCAACGCCAGCGCACAGACCGCCGCACCCGCCGGGGATCTGCTGTTCTGGCCGCAGGCGGAGTTCGGCAAGCTGGTGAGCAAGTGGCCGGCGCTGACCGAGGCGTACGGCGCGACGTGGGACGAGCACCGTGCCCGGCTGGAGCGGGAACTGGTCCGGTTGGCCGGCGCCGGCCGGACGGAGCTGGTGGTGTTCCCCGCGACGGTGGGTGGGCTGTCCGCGCAGGCCGGGATCGACGCCGATCCGGCCGCTGTGGAGACCCGCGCGGGCTACGCGGCCAAGCTGGCCACCGGCACCGCGAGGATCAGCTGGCCGCCGGAGCGCAACGGAGCGTGCTGGTGCGGGTCCGGGCTCAAGTACAAGAAGTGCTGCCTGCCCCGCTCTCGCGGCTGA
- a CDS encoding TetR/AcrR family transcriptional regulator: protein MTSPQPRRGRGRPGYDQAAVLQTAVGLFNRKGYDATSIGDLANELGVTKSAIYHHFTSKEDLLRLAMDDALDELTAVVSAAVSDADGTSAYDRLREVVRRSVEVLAGHQPAVTLLLRVRGNTPVEVEALKRRRWLDDQLAELVRAAIAEGALRDDVSPDLVSRLLFGMVNSLVEWYRPHGMHDPATVADAVASIAFDGLRSAGPANQAAQ from the coding sequence GTGACATCACCACAGCCTCGCCGCGGTCGGGGGCGACCCGGGTACGACCAGGCGGCGGTCCTGCAGACAGCGGTGGGCCTGTTCAACCGCAAGGGCTACGACGCGACGAGCATCGGTGATCTGGCCAACGAGCTGGGCGTCACGAAGTCGGCCATTTACCACCACTTCACCAGCAAGGAAGACCTGCTGCGGCTGGCGATGGACGACGCCCTCGACGAGCTGACCGCGGTGGTGTCCGCGGCGGTCAGTGACGCCGACGGGACCAGCGCCTACGACCGGTTGCGCGAGGTCGTACGGCGGTCGGTCGAGGTGCTGGCCGGGCACCAGCCGGCGGTCACGCTGCTGCTGCGGGTGCGCGGCAACACGCCGGTCGAGGTCGAGGCGCTCAAACGCCGCCGCTGGCTCGACGACCAGCTGGCCGAACTGGTCCGCGCCGCAATCGCCGAGGGCGCCCTGCGCGACGACGTCTCCCCCGACCTGGTCAGCCGCTTGCTGTTCGGCATGGTCAACTCGCTGGTCGAGTGGTACCGCCCGCACGGCATGCACGACCCGGCCACCGTCGCGGACGCGGTGGCCTCGATCGCCTTCGACGGCCTCAGATCGGCGGGGCCCGCAAATCAGGCTGCCCAGTAG
- the paaD gene encoding 1,2-phenylacetyl-CoA epoxidase subunit PaaD — protein MSVRGAVTAGAEKLTPAGPGMPRERAGTETLTPAGPGTLRERAAAVAGAVRDPEMPMLTLADLGVLRDVQVDEDGVVVASITPTYSGCPAMATMRDDLVHRLTDAGFGRVEVRVVLEPAWTSDWITEHGRAALRDAGLSPPGPAPRRDGPVPLTLGVTRRALSCPRCGSSRTEKVSEFGATACKALYRCADCLEPFDHVKEL, from the coding sequence GTGAGCGTGCGGGGAGCGGTCACCGCCGGCGCAGAGAAGCTGACGCCGGCTGGCCCCGGCATGCCGCGGGAGCGCGCCGGCACCGAGACGCTGACGCCGGCCGGCCCCGGCACGCTACGGGAGCGCGCCGCTGCCGTTGCAGGTGCGGTTCGCGACCCCGAGATGCCGATGCTGACGCTTGCTGATCTCGGTGTGCTGCGCGACGTGCAGGTCGACGAGGACGGCGTCGTCGTCGCCTCGATCACGCCGACCTACTCCGGTTGCCCCGCCATGGCCACCATGCGCGACGACCTCGTGCACCGGCTCACCGACGCCGGTTTCGGCCGCGTCGAGGTGCGGGTCGTCCTGGAGCCGGCCTGGACCAGCGATTGGATCACCGAGCACGGGCGGGCCGCGTTGCGCGACGCCGGTCTCTCCCCGCCGGGCCCGGCACCTCGCCGGGACGGCCCGGTGCCGCTCACCCTCGGGGTGACCCGGCGGGCGCTGAGCTGCCCGCGGTGCGGCTCATCGCGTACCGAGAAGGTTTCCGAATTCGGCGCCACCGCCTGCAAGGCCCTGTACCGCTGCGCGGACTGTCTCGAACCGTTCGACCACGTCAAGGAGCTGTGA